A region from the Kineothrix sp. IPX-CK genome encodes:
- a CDS encoding carbohydrate ABC transporter permease has translation MNHKAKEILGSAGYYFISIAISLIVMLPFFWMLSTSLKSKGALMALPVQWIPQEPTLDAYSQVFQRFPFLKAVGNSMLITVCYTVITILSSSMAAFAFTKIRFPLADGIFKVYLASMMIPTQVTLIPLFIIMNHMGLINSYGSVIFPSLFKAFGIFLLVQNMRSVPNDYIEAAQIDGASMWYIYWKIMLPLSLPAIATLAITTFMDSWNDYLWPLVMLSDRNKMTITLALNNLNGQYATEYNVLMAGSLISMIPIIIVYIGANSKMKSGIMVGGIKG, from the coding sequence ATGAATCATAAGGCAAAAGAAATATTGGGCAGTGCGGGATATTATTTCATATCAATTGCAATTTCCCTGATCGTGATGCTTCCGTTTTTCTGGATGCTTTCAACCTCGTTAAAAAGCAAGGGAGCGTTGATGGCGCTCCCTGTACAGTGGATTCCGCAGGAGCCGACGCTGGATGCGTATAGCCAGGTGTTCCAGCGCTTTCCTTTTCTTAAGGCTGTGGGAAACAGTATGCTTATCACAGTATGCTATACGGTGATTACGATTCTTTCGTCATCTATGGCAGCATTTGCATTTACGAAGATCCGCTTTCCGCTGGCAGATGGAATTTTCAAAGTATATCTTGCTTCTATGATGATTCCGACACAAGTCACATTGATACCCTTGTTTATCATTATGAATCATATGGGATTGATCAATTCTTATGGGAGCGTGATTTTTCCATCCCTTTTTAAGGCATTTGGTATATTTCTTCTAGTGCAGAATATGCGCTCCGTGCCGAACGATTACATTGAAGCCGCGCAGATTGATGGGGCGAGCATGTGGTACATTTATTGGAAGATAATGCTTCCGTTGTCGCTTCCGGCAATTGCAACATTGGCGATTACAACGTTCATGGATAGTTGGAACGATTATCTATGGCCTTTGGTAATGTTGTCGGACCGCAATAAAATGACCATAACATTGGCACTCAATAATTTAAACGGGCAGTATGCTACGGAGTATAACGTATTAATGGCAGGCAGCCTGATTTCAATGATACCAATTATCATTGTATATATCGGTGCTAATTCAAAAATGAAATCCGGCATAATGGTCGGTGGAATAAAGGGGTAA
- a CDS encoding PadR family transcriptional regulator gives MTRLLVLGILDVQPMSGYDIQQTLQMTDAERWGGVLIGSIYHALKKMEQEGYVIVTSIEQTGHRQKAVYSITDTGRAYLQTLIKDSLKVSSVLYPSTLYSGLSFYEKLSVDECRKALEQQRIALKDEYNAVKSGFEAKDTAMQHKIPSMVNLIMDNMFSIIKQQQDFVDNALALLEKEH, from the coding sequence TTGACACGGTTACTTGTACTTGGAATATTAGATGTTCAGCCAATGTCCGGCTACGATATTCAACAGACATTGCAGATGACGGATGCAGAACGGTGGGGCGGTGTTTTGATTGGCTCTATCTACCACGCGCTGAAAAAAATGGAGCAGGAAGGATATGTCATAGTTACCAGTATAGAACAGACAGGACACCGACAAAAAGCGGTTTACTCAATTACAGACACTGGAAGAGCTTATCTCCAAACGTTAATTAAAGACTCGCTAAAGGTTTCTTCTGTACTATATCCCTCCACATTATATTCCGGCTTATCATTTTATGAGAAGTTATCAGTTGATGAATGCCGCAAGGCACTTGAACAACAGCGCATTGCTCTAAAAGATGAATATAATGCTGTGAAATCCGGATTTGAAGCCAAAGACACTGCGATGCAACATAAAATCCCTTCAATGGTTAATCTTATCATGGATAATATGTTTTCCATAATAAAGCAGCAACAGGATTTTGTTGATAATGCTTTGGCACTTTTGGAGAAAGAGCACTAA
- a CDS encoding SDR family oxidoreductase, with amino-acid sequence MRILLTGANGFLASRLCIALKKHEVRGLTRGQMDFTDGNEVGNIVSEFRPDIMIHCGAVSDIGACEKEPELSYKVNVLGTENIAKVCGRFGVKLIFCSSDQVYLGHAGTSPHSEEENLCPPHVYGKQKLQAERKCLEFNKDSVILRLSWMYDKEMRIGTEHGSLVTNVLQAVQEGKEIRYPVFDFRSITNVWEVAANMEKAFSLSPGVYNFGSENDLCTCDVVRHMLKLKNISGVSVVEDRESFADKHRNLRMDLSKIRESGINFLSTAEGLKEALSHNASRL; translated from the coding sequence ATGAGGATATTGTTAACCGGCGCTAACGGCTTTCTGGCTTCAAGGCTGTGTATAGCATTAAAAAAACATGAGGTTAGGGGACTGACTCGCGGGCAGATGGATTTTACAGATGGTAATGAAGTCGGGAATATAGTAAGTGAGTTTCGTCCGGATATTATGATTCACTGCGGAGCGGTGTCTGATATAGGTGCTTGCGAAAAGGAGCCTGAGCTGTCATATAAGGTAAATGTGCTGGGAACGGAGAACATAGCTAAGGTATGCGGAAGATTCGGTGTAAAATTGATATTCTGCAGCTCGGATCAGGTTTATTTGGGACATGCAGGGACTAGCCCGCATTCAGAAGAAGAAAATCTGTGTCCGCCTCATGTTTATGGTAAGCAGAAGCTTCAGGCGGAGAGGAAATGCCTGGAGTTTAATAAAGACAGCGTAATCTTGCGGCTCAGCTGGATGTATGATAAGGAAATGAGGATAGGAACAGAGCATGGTAGTTTGGTAACAAATGTCCTGCAAGCGGTACAGGAAGGGAAGGAAATCAGATATCCGGTGTTTGATTTCAGAAGCATTACCAATGTTTGGGAGGTTGCCGCTAATATGGAAAAGGCATTTAGTCTTTCTCCCGGGGTATATAATTTTGGAAGCGAAAATGACCTTTGTACCTGCGACGTGGTAAGGCACATGTTAAAGCTGAAAAATATTTCAGGGGTAAGCGTAGTGGAAGACAGGGAGTCGTTTGCGGACAAACACAGAAACCTACGGATGGATTTAAGCAAGATAAGAGAGTCGGGAATCAATTTTCTGAGTACGGCAGAGGGCTTGAAGGAAGCTTTGTCACATAATGCAAGCAGACTATAG
- a CDS encoding ABC transporter permease, with protein MNKNAYSTIDLSARRNAQMGIKMKIIFSLTFKSASRDPFLILWSIVLPIGGAIGLGIFIKSPDYPQHILTGMMAISILFYSFMTTSFAILIQRRRGVYNLLRVTPMPLWKYICSISGAWTLISFLCAMLVLLSGVFVLKINISLMSFLALIPIIIIATAGYIFFSFFIASLSRTDNNVSILTNIITMPLMFCSSAFYSLNNTPEFIKTVSCFNPFQWFVSGLRNALELSWLSYLIHLGLVLLVAIVALILALKTFRYSE; from the coding sequence TTGAATAAAAATGCGTATTCAACTATTGATTTGAGTGCGCGACGCAACGCGCAGATGGGTATAAAAATGAAAATAATATTCAGTCTTACATTTAAATCTGCAAGCCGGGATCCTTTTTTAATACTATGGTCTATTGTACTGCCAATCGGTGGTGCAATTGGATTAGGAATTTTTATAAAATCTCCGGATTATCCGCAGCATATATTAACTGGGATGATGGCTATCAGTATCTTGTTCTACTCATTTATGACCACTTCTTTTGCTATCTTGATACAACGTCGGAGAGGTGTATATAATCTGCTTCGGGTAACACCTATGCCCCTTTGGAAATATATATGCAGCATATCAGGAGCCTGGACGTTGATTTCGTTTCTATGTGCCATGCTCGTATTACTGTCAGGAGTTTTTGTACTTAAGATAAATATTTCGTTGATGTCCTTCCTTGCATTAATACCTATCATTATTATTGCAACTGCTGGTTATATTTTCTTTAGTTTCTTTATAGCAAGTTTGAGCCGGACAGATAATAACGTAAGCATTTTAACCAATATTATCACTATGCCCCTAATGTTTTGCAGCAGCGCATTTTATTCCCTGAATAACACCCCGGAATTCATTAAAACAGTTAGTTGTTTTAATCCTTTTCAATGGTTTGTCAGTGGCTTGCGCAATGCGCTGGAATTGTCATGGCTTAGTTATTTAATACATCTGGGACTTGTATTATTGGTGGCGATCGTTGCTCTGATATTGGCGTTGAAAACATTTCGATATTCTGAATAA
- a CDS encoding ClbS/DfsB family four-helix bundle protein has translation MQEYADKDALITEIKKTANMFISEFDGIPESDKAVRLEEVDRTPQEIIAYQLGWMKLLLSWDSNELAGKEVVTPSPGYKWNQLGGLYQSFYDQYQDESLSQLTGLFVSTVDELIQWLSGFSEEELFRPGGRKWAASTPSNWPIWKWTHINTVAPFKSFRSKIRKWKKLRSLT, from the coding sequence ATGCAGGAATATGCTGACAAAGATGCTTTAATAACTGAAATTAAAAAGACAGCCAATATGTTTATATCCGAATTTGATGGAATACCCGAATCCGACAAGGCGGTACGTCTTGAAGAAGTCGACCGCACACCGCAGGAAATAATTGCCTATCAGCTTGGCTGGATGAAACTGCTCCTCAGCTGGGACAGTAATGAGCTGGCTGGAAAAGAAGTCGTCACACCGTCCCCCGGATATAAATGGAATCAATTAGGAGGGTTATACCAAAGTTTTTATGACCAGTATCAAGACGAATCGCTGTCTCAGTTAACCGGATTATTTGTTTCTACCGTTGATGAACTGATCCAATGGCTCAGCGGCTTCAGCGAAGAGGAACTTTTTCGCCCCGGCGGCAGAAAGTGGGCCGCATCTACCCCATCTAACTGGCCTATATGGAAATGGACGCACATTAACACTGTTGCACCGTTTAAGTCTTTCCGCAGTAAAATTCGGAAATGGAAAAAACTTCGTTCGTTAACATAG
- a CDS encoding LacI family DNA-binding transcriptional regulator — protein sequence MRKITIKDVATETGLSIATVSYAMSGKKVLPPETVQQVKDAIKKLGYVKNISASSLASNKSSLIGVVIPQTEPGSMMVFQNPFYSEILSSIEYNARIRGYHVIVSGTNADETYFHLAQQRNLDGIIVIGAYSEDFYEGLNESNIPVVLVDSYMDNHAYKEVKLDDIYGGYAATKYLLEHGHKKIAFLSGKLKTGGVSAKRYEGYRSALEEGGVPVNPSYLFHANVDFEKARKMARRIVTETDCTAIFCTADVIAMGAIKELNIMQIKIPQQISIIGFDNLDIANYCTPGLTTIGQDIFEKGKKAVEMLCYTMDEKVKEPEEYVVPIQIVERESVAYI from the coding sequence ATGAGAAAAATAACGATTAAAGATGTTGCGACAGAAACAGGATTGTCTATCGCAACAGTATCTTACGCGATGAGCGGAAAAAAAGTACTTCCGCCGGAAACAGTACAACAGGTAAAAGATGCTATTAAGAAGCTGGGATATGTGAAAAACATATCTGCAAGCAGTCTGGCGAGCAATAAAAGCAGTCTGATAGGAGTCGTTATTCCACAAACAGAGCCGGGTAGTATGATGGTATTCCAGAATCCATTCTATAGTGAAATACTGTCCAGTATTGAATATAATGCCAGAATAAGGGGATATCACGTAATTGTGTCCGGGACGAACGCGGATGAGACATATTTTCATTTGGCACAGCAGAGAAATCTCGATGGCATTATTGTTATTGGTGCGTATTCCGAGGATTTCTACGAAGGTTTGAATGAAAGCAATATACCGGTGGTATTGGTAGATTCCTATATGGACAACCATGCCTATAAGGAAGTGAAGCTGGATGATATTTATGGCGGATACGCGGCAACGAAATATCTGCTGGAGCATGGGCACAAAAAGATTGCTTTTTTGTCGGGCAAATTAAAAACAGGGGGTGTCAGCGCAAAGCGGTATGAAGGTTATAGAAGCGCTTTGGAAGAAGGCGGAGTGCCAGTCAATCCCTCTTATCTTTTTCATGCGAACGTCGATTTTGAAAAGGCCAGAAAAATGGCGAGAAGAATTGTGACTGAGACAGATTGCACAGCGATCTTCTGTACGGCGGATGTGATTGCCATGGGCGCTATTAAGGAACTGAATATAATGCAGATTAAGATTCCTCAGCAGATATCTATCATTGGCTTTGATAATCTTGATATTGCAAACTATTGTACGCCTGGTCTTACAACAATCGGACAGGATATATTTGAGAAGGGAAAAAAAGCGGTGGAAATGCTGTGCTATACAATGGATGAAAAAGTAAAGGAGCCTGAAGAGTATGTGGTTCCCATCCAAATTGTAGAGCGTGAATCCGTTGCTTATATATAA
- a CDS encoding VOC family protein, producing the protein MKLGEVGFLTNDVIRLADFYKFLLGTDNGSGDGVHQTIIAEETMLTIYNDGTVKNNQNQNICIAFTVDNVDEEYERLLEKGMKIIDKPITRPWGARNMSLLDPDGNTVYLRSFPENVKEG; encoded by the coding sequence ATGAAATTAGGAGAGGTAGGGTTTTTAACAAATGATGTGATCCGACTGGCAGACTTTTACAAATTTTTGCTGGGAACTGATAACGGAAGTGGTGATGGCGTGCACCAGACTATCATTGCGGAAGAAACGATGCTGACTATCTATAACGATGGGACTGTCAAAAACAACCAGAATCAGAATATTTGTATTGCATTTACAGTAGATAACGTGGATGAGGAATACGAAAGATTGCTGGAAAAAGGTATGAAAATAATAGATAAGCCGATCACCCGTCCTTGGGGAGCAAGAAATATGAGTTTATTGGATCCTGATGGAAATACGGTGTATTTAAGAAGTTTCCCTGAGAATGTGAAAGAAGGATAA
- a CDS encoding sugar ABC transporter permease, which translates to MSKQKRKIEKEKIVQALPFMLPSFAGMLIFSLFPVLIAIFLSFTDWNGLEQLTLKTITEHFVGIQNYKVILGGKEFWTVLGHTLYYIVLYIPLVFVASLGVAVLLNKKRKGTMVFRVLYYIPVLTSWVAASLIWKWVLSPRYGVLNQLLALIGISGPGWLTSEVWAMPGIVLASVWKDMGFFGLFLLSGLQAIDPTYYEAAKVDGAGRGVSFFKITLPLLTPSIFFCLIMSLINAFQMFPQVQIMTEGGPSGATEVMVERIYTYGFSYFKMGYASAYSWLLFVIIFVLTMIQMKLQNGWVHYES; encoded by the coding sequence ATGTCAAAGCAGAAAAGGAAAATAGAAAAAGAGAAAATAGTGCAGGCGCTGCCATTTATGCTTCCAAGCTTTGCAGGAATGTTGATATTCAGCCTTTTTCCGGTACTGATAGCTATATTCTTAAGCTTTACGGACTGGAATGGTCTGGAGCAGCTTACACTGAAGACAATTACAGAACATTTTGTAGGGATACAAAACTATAAGGTAATATTAGGCGGTAAGGAGTTCTGGACAGTCCTTGGACATACGCTTTACTACATTGTCTTGTATATTCCGCTTGTATTCGTAGCTTCCCTTGGAGTCGCAGTATTACTGAACAAAAAGAGGAAGGGAACTATGGTATTCCGTGTACTTTATTATATTCCGGTACTGACTTCGTGGGTGGCGGCAAGTCTTATATGGAAATGGGTATTAAGTCCGAGGTATGGGGTACTCAATCAGCTTTTGGCGCTGATAGGGATCAGTGGGCCGGGATGGCTGACCAGTGAAGTGTGGGCAATGCCCGGTATTGTGCTGGCATCTGTCTGGAAGGATATGGGGTTTTTTGGATTGTTTCTTTTATCCGGCCTACAGGCAATTGATCCGACATATTATGAAGCAGCAAAGGTCGATGGCGCAGGCAGAGGAGTATCTTTTTTCAAAATAACGCTGCCTTTATTGACTCCATCCATCTTTTTTTGCCTGATCATGTCGCTGATCAATGCATTCCAGATGTTTCCTCAGGTTCAGATCATGACGGAAGGCGGGCCGAGTGGTGCGACGGAAGTTATGGTGGAGCGGATTTACACCTATGGATTTAGCTATTTTAAAATGGGCTATGCGTCGGCATATTCATGGTTATTGTTTGTGATTATTTTCGTGTTGACAATGATACAGATGAAATTACAGAATGGATGGGTGCATTATGAATCATAA
- a CDS encoding ABC transporter ATP-binding protein produces MILMEAKGIHKQFHNREVVKGIDVEIRQSEILALIGTNGAGKSTTMGMLLGILPPDAGAITRWREDYKAHIGVQLQSTPFFEGYTTEENLQLFAALYNLRMGKEQIQKKLEECNLQEARKTLASRLSGGQQKRLAIAVTTLHNPDLIILDEPAAGLDPRGRHEVRTMIKRLAQNKVTVLFSSHDMEEVSRIADRIILMHEGLIVAQGEPESLLQQYHTENLESLYLELTDNTQAEANR; encoded by the coding sequence ATGATTTTAATGGAGGCTAAAGGCATACACAAGCAATTTCATAACCGCGAAGTTGTGAAAGGAATTGATGTAGAAATTCGGCAAAGTGAAATTCTCGCTTTGATAGGAACGAACGGAGCCGGGAAATCAACCACTATGGGAATGCTCTTAGGAATATTACCACCAGATGCAGGAGCAATTACACGATGGAGAGAAGATTATAAAGCACATATTGGAGTTCAATTGCAGTCTACTCCCTTTTTTGAAGGCTACACCACGGAAGAGAATTTACAACTGTTTGCGGCGCTTTACAATTTACGAATGGGTAAAGAGCAAATTCAGAAGAAACTGGAGGAATGCAACTTACAGGAAGCAAGAAAAACTCTTGCATCACGTTTATCTGGCGGACAGCAAAAAAGACTTGCGATTGCCGTTACCACTCTGCATAATCCGGATTTGATTATACTTGACGAACCGGCAGCAGGACTTGACCCCCGTGGCCGGCACGAAGTAAGAACTATGATAAAGCGATTAGCACAAAATAAGGTAACAGTGCTCTTTTCATCACATGATATGGAAGAAGTATCCCGTATTGCTGACCGTATTATTTTAATGCACGAGGGACTTATTGTTGCCCAAGGGGAACCGGAGAGTCTTTTACAGCAATATCATACCGAAAATCTTGAAAGTTTGTATCTTGAATTGACCGACAACACACAAGCGGAAGCGAATAGGTGA
- a CDS encoding alpha-glucosidase: MDSNHDGIGDLNGIIGKLDYLKELGVGAVWLNPVYESPNDDMGYDISDYRQIMREFGTMEDFDVLLREAHGRGIRIIMDLVVNHSSDEHSWFAKSRKDKDNPYRDYYIWRKGENGKEPNNWGSFFTPSAWKYDEITDEYYLHLFSEKQPDLNWENRKLREEIYDMINWWLDKGVDGFRMDVINLIAKKPGLPDGTGEKTISGYTFCPENFANQPELHDYLKEMRAACFDGRDSMCVGETPFVTPEIGRQLMNKENRELDMIFQFELMDIDSGRSGKWEIVPYTLADFKRVISRWQEATKEGWGSLFWSNHDQPRPLSRFVSPDTEEERVRAAKMLAAAMHLLRGTSFIYQGEEIGMTNAPFTSIMELRDIESIRYYEEAEKAGVKEKAWDAILKKGRDNARTPMQWEDSVNAGFSDAAPWLAVNENYHKINVEKALADTDSIWYFYQKLIAFKSGNDTAIYGDYKELYSETEAVFAYRRELEEEAFDVICNFTKKEVAFDWKQYSGKEIYFHNYDNRSESVLRPYEVRVIRIK; this comes from the coding sequence ATGGACAGTAATCACGATGGAATCGGTGACTTAAACGGGATAATAGGAAAGCTTGATTATTTGAAGGAGCTGGGGGTCGGTGCTGTCTGGCTCAATCCTGTTTATGAATCTCCAAATGATGATATGGGTTATGATATCAGCGACTATCGGCAGATAATGAGAGAATTTGGTACAATGGAAGATTTCGATGTGCTTCTTAGGGAGGCACACGGCCGCGGTATCCGCATCATTATGGATTTGGTGGTGAACCATTCGTCCGACGAGCATTCATGGTTTGCCAAGTCACGTAAAGATAAGGACAATCCATATCGTGATTATTATATTTGGCGCAAAGGGGAAAACGGCAAAGAACCAAATAATTGGGGATCTTTTTTTACACCCTCCGCATGGAAATATGATGAAATCACAGATGAATATTATCTGCACCTGTTCTCAGAAAAACAGCCTGATTTAAACTGGGAGAACAGAAAGCTTCGGGAAGAGATCTATGACATGATTAATTGGTGGCTCGATAAGGGAGTGGATGGTTTCCGCATGGATGTCATTAATCTGATAGCCAAGAAACCGGGGCTTCCCGATGGAACAGGAGAAAAGACGATTTCCGGATACACCTTCTGCCCTGAGAATTTTGCGAATCAGCCGGAGCTCCATGATTACCTTAAGGAAATGCGCGCCGCTTGTTTTGACGGCAGAGATAGCATGTGTGTGGGAGAGACGCCCTTTGTAACGCCGGAAATCGGCAGGCAGCTAATGAACAAAGAGAACCGTGAACTAGACATGATCTTCCAGTTTGAGCTTATGGATATAGATAGCGGGAGAAGCGGAAAGTGGGAGATTGTTCCATATACTCTTGCAGATTTTAAACGTGTTATCAGTCGTTGGCAGGAAGCGACAAAGGAAGGCTGGGGAAGTTTGTTTTGGTCGAATCACGACCAGCCGAGGCCGCTTTCCAGATTCGTGTCACCGGATACGGAAGAGGAGAGAGTACGGGCGGCTAAGATGCTTGCCGCAGCAATGCACTTGTTAAGAGGAACCTCTTTTATTTATCAAGGGGAAGAAATAGGAATGACCAATGCGCCCTTCACCTCGATTATGGAACTGCGGGATATTGAGAGCATCAGGTATTATGAAGAAGCCGAAAAAGCAGGGGTAAAGGAAAAAGCATGGGATGCCATACTGAAAAAAGGAAGAGATAATGCCAGAACCCCTATGCAGTGGGAGGATAGCGTAAATGCAGGATTCTCGGATGCCGCTCCATGGCTGGCGGTTAATGAAAATTATCATAAGATTAACGTGGAAAAGGCACTGGCGGATACCGATTCAATCTGGTACTTCTATCAGAAGCTGATAGCTTTCAAATCCGGAAATGATACGGCTATTTACGGGGATTATAAGGAGCTTTACTCTGAAACGGAAGCCGTGTTTGCATACCGTAGAGAACTGGAGGAAGAAGCCTTTGACGTCATCTGCAATTTCACAAAAAAAGAAGTAGCATTTGACTGGAAGCAGTATAGTGGGAAGGAAATTTATTTCCATAATTATGACAATAGAAGTGAGTCCGTTCTGCGCCCTTATGAGGTTCGTGTAATCAGGATAAAGTGA
- a CDS encoding TIM-barrel domain-containing protein has translation MMENKIIGLDQEVIKNFRVNRKGSKVIMEYDCNAGAVYGLGERYCSVNHIGKKLKSLVIEKFCEQGEYAYLPIPFYHTSEGHGVFVDTAYEVDFDFTEGCFRIELASDAEWTLYFFYGTPKEIISQFVEKTGEIVLPPKWAFGVWASANRWKCQKDIEEQLEYARKYDYPISVIVIEAWSDEATFYLWNGSKYKPVDGAEYLTQEDIRFTEPWPSPDQMIRAIHEKGMKLVLWQIPALKELDPGQESEQHDNDCTYAVEEKLVGTNPDGSPYKIPKQWFIGSMLPDFSNPETRKWWFSKRKYLLDMGVDGFKTDGGEFIHDVETNFYQNVSGKEVKNLYPAQYEKAYAEFIGKDRILFSRAGYVGAQTTPMHWAGDQMSKFSELQAVLRAGLSLSLCGVPFWSFDIGGFAGPMPTKELYLRATALGAFVPAMQWHSEPASGQFAEVMKGTVAVNDRSPWNMAAFYGDDEEILQTSCYFANLHMNFLPYFYAEAEKCAKNREPFLKHLYLEYPGDKNVLDIDDAYMIGDLLVAPVVEEGAAGRSVYLPEGIWYDFWDGSRMEGGREIYQEVPFGKIMLFVRGNAAITLNLGPNEEIGQKVGNDVKNNTNLCIIKFGDSENLHRK, from the coding sequence ATGATGGAAAATAAAATCATTGGACTCGATCAGGAAGTAATAAAGAACTTTCGAGTGAATAGAAAAGGCAGTAAAGTTATCATGGAATATGACTGTAATGCCGGAGCGGTGTATGGATTAGGTGAGCGTTACTGCAGCGTAAACCATATTGGAAAGAAATTAAAGAGTCTTGTTATTGAGAAATTTTGTGAACAGGGAGAATACGCATATCTGCCGATACCTTTTTATCATACAAGCGAGGGGCACGGGGTATTTGTGGATACCGCATATGAGGTGGATTTTGACTTTACGGAAGGATGCTTTCGTATAGAACTTGCGTCAGATGCAGAGTGGACGCTATACTTTTTCTATGGGACGCCCAAGGAGATTATTTCCCAGTTCGTAGAAAAGACAGGAGAGATTGTGCTTCCACCCAAATGGGCATTCGGTGTATGGGCGTCGGCTAACCGCTGGAAATGCCAGAAGGATATTGAAGAGCAGTTAGAGTATGCCCGCAAGTATGATTATCCGATCAGCGTAATTGTGATTGAAGCATGGAGTGACGAGGCAACTTTTTACTTATGGAATGGGTCAAAATACAAACCGGTGGACGGGGCAGAGTATCTTACACAGGAGGATATTAGGTTTACCGAGCCTTGGCCGTCGCCGGACCAAATGATTCGGGCAATTCACGAAAAAGGGATGAAATTGGTTCTCTGGCAGATACCGGCGCTCAAAGAACTCGATCCCGGACAGGAAAGTGAGCAGCATGATAATGACTGTACCTATGCGGTGGAGGAGAAGCTGGTTGGTACTAATCCGGATGGCAGTCCGTATAAGATTCCGAAACAGTGGTTTATTGGTTCGATGCTTCCTGATTTTTCCAACCCAGAGACAAGAAAGTGGTGGTTTTCCAAGAGAAAATATTTGCTGGATATGGGAGTGGATGGATTCAAAACGGATGGCGGAGAATTTATTCATGATGTGGAAACAAACTTTTATCAGAATGTCAGCGGAAAAGAAGTGAAGAATCTTTATCCTGCTCAGTATGAAAAAGCATATGCGGAATTTATCGGTAAAGATCGTATTTTGTTCAGCCGTGCCGGATATGTAGGAGCACAGACAACGCCTATGCACTGGGCAGGTGACCAGATGTCTAAGTTCTCCGAACTGCAGGCTGTCCTACGTGCGGGACTTTCGCTTTCTCTTTGCGGCGTGCCTTTTTGGAGCTTTGACATTGGAGGATTTGCAGGACCGATGCCCACTAAAGAGCTATATCTGCGGGCAACGGCACTTGGAGCCTTTGTACCCGCGATGCAGTGGCATAGTGAACCTGCAAGCGGGCAATTTGCTGAAGTCATGAAAGGAACAGTAGCAGTGAACGACAGAAGTCCGTGGAATATGGCGGCTTTTTATGGAGACGATGAGGAGATTTTACAAACCTCTTGTTATTTTGCAAACCTGCATATGAATTTTTTACCTTATTTTTATGCAGAAGCAGAAAAATGTGCGAAAAACCGGGAGCCCTTCTTAAAGCATCTGTATCTGGAATATCCCGGGGATAAAAACGTACTGGATATTGATGATGCCTACATGATAGGAGATCTTTTGGTGGCTCCGGTTGTAGAGGAAGGTGCTGCAGGAAGAAGTGTATATTTACCGGAGGGAATATGGTATGATTTCTGGGACGGCAGCAGAATGGAAGGAGGAAGAGAGATTTATCAGGAAGTTCCGTTTGGGAAAATAATGCTTTTCGTCCGCGGGAACGCTGCGATCACTTTGAATCTCGGCCCAAATGAGGAAATTGGACAGAAGGTAGGAAATGACGTGAAAAATAATACAAATCTGTGTATAATTAAATTCGGAGACAGTGAGAATCTTCACAGGAAATAA